The genomic interval GTTAGATCAAATTCATTTAATCTCCAAATTTAGTTAAACTAAAAAGCTCTCCTAGTTTATTTgatctatttttatgatttaatttacAATCAACGtgcaataaaaattataatgttgTCTATTCAAAATGTggtctttttgttttatttaaagataataCTTTGTTGGTTATTtagttcaaataaaaaattgcatGTAAAAATTTGCACAAAAAAAAAGCtactgtaaaataaaaaactgcaAAAAAATAAATCCTTGCACACAAAAAAaccattaaaaatataaaaaatcctGCACATAAAACTGCATCTATAAATTGCAAAAAAATATTGCACATTAAACTGTGATAAAAAAAGTGCAactgaaatataatttttagtctAGATCTCTAAAGTAGAAGCACTGAGAATGTATTAACGGCTCAACAATGTAATTACATAAAGAAAAATGatagaataaatatttgtcggtatttttttttcttctttccatTTTAaacactattaaaaaaaaatatttaacaattataaatataagaaaattgtactttcaataaaattatataagtaacaaatataaaaaatgatggaTAAATACTTTTtgatcttttttcttttttctttcttttaattttaaatattatttaaaaaacgataaatatttgtcagtgataaatataaaaattacacGTAATAGATATTATCAgtgattaatataaaaattatatataagtatttgccactaatacattaaatttttttattcctaAATATAAGTtctcaatgataaatataaaaattatagaacaaatatttgtttgtaatacataaaaaacatacatgaaaatatttatcgttgataaatattaaaaaaaatatagaacaaATCTTTgacattaataaatataaaaagtatttgatattaataaataaaataatttttttattaaatctacaTAAATCACGTATAAAATATCAACGAGGTATCACTAATGCAATATACAAATTTATCACCCATGCGATATACAAGTTACTCTTGGTTCAATTTAAAGCCATCTTTAATTGTTTTTACCACTAGACTTGACATTTACTATGTGGTAGTGCCCTAGACATTCGTCTCAATTTTTGCTGGAGTATCAAGATGTTGATTGGTGTTGCTTGGCTATTAATGTTTTTTGTAtcaagctttttttttttttacttaagtGTCACATTTGTGGGAGACTCTATTAAACTCAATTTACCTTTCTTTTTAATCTATTCGTTTAATTTTGCAACTTCACAATGTAGAAGACTATTTACTCCAAATTAATCTCTcggttaaaaatatattactaatattcTTTTATTAGTATCACTAACACTAATATATATCCTTAATAAAAGTTATGAATATAAAAATGAACTACGTGaacatatttttaactaaataactAAATCAAATAGTCAatgaattttagttttgaaaaaaatctgAATTTGAATCTGATTAACAcaatttttgattaaattttaatagaaatgtcatttaaaaaaaatcaaatttattataatttttttaaaaaattaataaattttataatttatagattttttaaaagtaattattttatgaaaaaattaaaacaaacacaacctaaagaataatatttttactgaAGAGCATACGAAACTTATTTATTCATAATAatgaagtttttgtttttttactaataatagtaataacagAGTTATGAACAAtgattgaaaattatttaaagaaaaatgtgttaggataagaaaataaaagtaataaaaaaacacgaaaacttaaaattaaattttttttctttctattgaGACTCTCACGTATTACACTAAATTCGGAGATGAGTTTAATAAAACCactctaatttaatttgatttatttccCCTCAGTTGTAGGCTGTTACTTAGTGAGTAGACTCGCTCTGTTCTGGTGTGGCGTCCTTTCCAGTTCCCACTCACTGGAGAAAGGAGCAAACGAAGAACGATTGAGTTTCACAGAGAGAGATTTGAGAGAACAACATTTACTATTATGGAAGCGTCTTCATCATCAGCGATAGCACAGCAAACATGGGAATTAGAAAACAACATAATCCCAATGGACACACCCGCAGACGATTCCATTTTCCACTACGACGAAGCAGGCCAAAACGAATTCCAACGCGACAAGCCATGGGCAAACGATCCTCATTACTTCAAGCGCGTTAAGATCTCCGCACTCGCTTTACTCAAGATGGTTGTTCACGCGCGCTCCGGTGGTACCATCGAAGTTATGGGACTCATGCAAGGTAAAACCGACGCCGATTCCATCATCGTTATGGATGCTTTTGCTTTACCTGTTGAAGGCACTGAAACTCGTGTCAATGCTCAAGCTGATGCCTATGAATATATGGTCGATTATTCTCAAACAAACAAACAGGTTCtgtttcaattaattattaattaaactattCAAAACCCTAACCCTAGCCCTAGCCCTAATTTCGATTGTTATTTTGCCCtaattttattgattgatttttattttgttttgttttgttttgttttatgtaGGCTGGAAGATTGGAAAACGTTGTGGGATGGTATCATTCTCATCCTGGTTATGGTTGTTGGCTATCGGGGATTGATGTTTCGACACAGATGTTGAATCAGCAATTTCAGGAACCATTTTTGGCTGTTGTTATTGATCCAACCAGGACTGTTTCTGCTGGTAAAGTTGAAATTGGGGCTTTCAGGACTTATCCTGAAGGCTATAAGCCTCCTGATGAACCTATTTCTGAGTATCAAACTATTCCTCTTAATAAGATTGAAGATTTTGGCGTTCATTGTAAACAGGTTGCTTTTCTTTCTTCATTTCTATTCAAACCCTTAGGGCATGTTTAGATTGAGGGTTTTggtatatatttgatattttaaaattttaaatgaataagATGATAGCATTTCAATcgcatttgttttatttttagaattccTTAATTTAGAAACGAAAAATAAGTCCTCGCCTACCCTCAAAAATCCTCCATCCACCCATACATTACCTTTTTTTTGGTCTCAACTACATTTGTTTGCTTTGGCAGTATTATTCTTTGGATATCACTTACTTTAAGTCTTCTCTTGATTCACACCTCTTGGATTTGCTGTGGAACAAATATTGGGTGAATACACTCTCATCTTCTCCTTTATTGGGCAATGGAGACTATGTAGCTGGACAAATCTCGGATTTAGGTACTCTTCATTTACATATTTGTTTGCTGCAGTAATTTGTTTTGGTTTTCTATTTCTCTTATTACaccaattaattattatgtCTCGTCATTGTTATACTTATATTATTACGTAATTATGAATATCTCAATTGAGAAATTTCCTCTGTTGCAGCTGAAAAGCTAGAACAAGCAGAGAATCAATTGGCACACTCACGTTTTGGGCCACTAATTGCACCTACACCTAGAAAGAAAGAAGTGAGTGATTGTTTCTCTACCAATCTACTGCTATGTCCTTTGTCTAATTACTGGAATTTCTATATTGAGTTTACTCTGGATTATTGAAGTGTTTTGCTTGTTCATTTGAAGTCTAGGacagaaataatttttgttatgatGAAAACCGTACTGGGTGTTTTGTTACTTTAGTATTCATGCTCTAGGGGTATTTAGTTTTACATTCATGCTCATTGAAATTGAGTCTGTTTCCAGTAGTTAGTCATGAGTATCCATGATCAGTATACCACATTATACTTTTTCGTTCCTCAGTAGTTTGCATCTCTGGTAATTCTATTCCATTTGCCAACATTTTTTATGCTAGAGTAGTGTGAAAGGAGGGTTTATTGAATCTTCACTCCATCACTTTTTTGTAGCATCAATTCACACTCTACATCAAGATATATTTGCTTAAAAATGTTTCTCTCccatttttcctttttaacTTCTTTATTGTGGTTGTATTGGCTTttcattaaataattgaatgttgTGTTAGATACCTTCGGTATGTTGTAAGATTTATGTAAACCATCATTGCAATTGCAAGTGTCTATTATGAAATTTAAGGATCATGCAAGTACTAAGCAGTTCTTTCTAGTTTTCACCTCCAGAAGAGCAGAACTTAGCATGTTCCTTGATACGTACCTGGCATAGTACTTGCTTTGGTAGCTCCATACCAATAATTTAGACCATCTAGCATCACCTTGTGTCAAAACAAGAGTAAATTcatttgacttttccaatgggAGAATGGGTTTAAAAGTGATATACAAGAGTGCAACTAGTTGCTAGATTTATGAGTGCTCCAACTGGATGTTGGACATTTGCTAACTCTGCCTGTAAATAGCATGCTTGGAATTTGTATTCAAACCCTTAGAAATTTCCTTCAATCCATTCTAAGGTGACGTCTGgaaaaatctagatatttgatTACTGTGAAGTGTGaagcaaaattaatttttcttccaAACCTTGGTTTGACTGAAGATATAAAAAGTAGCTTTTGcattaagttataaatttacattaagctttacatcaaatataattttagagtCAAATATAATAGAGTAAAAATATCCAAACATAAATTACTTCATTTTAATCTGAACTTTAATctaatcaattttacaaaatcaagtTTGTTGTAATCATATTTg from Cicer arietinum cultivar CDC Frontier isolate Library 1 chromosome 5, Cicar.CDCFrontier_v2.0, whole genome shotgun sequence carries:
- the LOC101498182 gene encoding COP9 signalosome complex subunit 5-like; the encoded protein is MEASSSSAIAQQTWELENNIIPMDTPADDSIFHYDEAGQNEFQRDKPWANDPHYFKRVKISALALLKMVVHARSGGTIEVMGLMQGKTDADSIIVMDAFALPVEGTETRVNAQADAYEYMVDYSQTNKQAGRLENVVGWYHSHPGYGCWLSGIDVSTQMLNQQFQEPFLAVVIDPTRTVSAGKVEIGAFRTYPEGYKPPDEPISEYQTIPLNKIEDFGVHCKQYYSLDITYFKSSLDSHLLDLLWNKYWVNTLSSSPLLGNGDYVAGQISDLAEKLEQAENQLAHSRFGPLIAPTPRKKEEESPLAKITRDSAKITVEQVHGLMSQVIKDILFNSVHQANKSRTDTTSGPEPMIES